The DNA sequence GAAAGCAAAAAAACACAAAGTTTATCTTATTTGAGAATTTTGTTGTTTGTGATCTCTTTGTCTTCAAAAGTCTGTGCTACAATAAATCAGCTTTAAGGCCCTCAAAAGTTCCATGTGTAGCCTATCAGGATGCATCCTGAAGGTCACAACACAGATTAATGAATAAAGTAAGAGTCTAGTAGCAtttaaaagaataacaaaatttCTTCCAGTATAAGCATTAACACAGATTAACTGCTCTTTAACTGATGATTAGGATGATTCCTTCCAACCCCTCTTAGTAACTGGGATGCAGCTGGAGATAGGCAGGCCCAAATAACACCTCCCTCTCTGTCCTTCAGCCCCAAAGCAATTGCTGGTATTGCTTCAGCTGTGATACTCTTTGTGGCCATTGTTGCCACCATTGTCTGTTGCTTCCTGTGCTCCTGCTGCTACCTGTATCAACGACGGCATCACAGTCAGACACCTTATCAAGGTAAGAAAAATCTTGCGGTTGTCTTCCTTCTTACAGACTATGTCAGAATTAGCAGCACTGTGAATAGCTGTGACCTGCAGATTCCAGTGCAAATATTGCATATCTTGCCATTAAAGGTGGTGGTTGTTGTTTACTGCATATCTAAAGTGCTGGAAAAGCATCCTGATAAATGGCAGATAGCATCCTCAGAGGACTAAACTTGAGGATACCCCTTGGTATACTTAACAAGTGCACATTCTACAGAATGAGAGGCGGGTGATTTTTAATTTGAAAGACTAGAGAGAAAACATCTAATTGAAGATGCTCTCAGTGGAGTCAGGGGGAATCAGCTGTAATAGGCTGTTCTGTTAGAGAAGCATCAGTTCTGCACATACTCACAGCCTATGCTTTGTATCTCAGATCACGAGATCCCCCTGTCTGGATACCCCCCTCAGGCTCTAGGACCTTACCCAGTGGACCCCAAAGCAGGGTCAGCACAATTTCAACCTTATGCTCCTGTGGCTCCTTATCCCCCTGAAGGTCCGGCAGCACAGTACCCTTTATACCCACCTGGACCACCATACTACCATCCTACAGGTAAGGAAAAAATGTGGAGGCAGTGGGGAATGGCATTTGGAGCTTTGTCTCAGGCACTCCCATTGGACACAGAACCTGCCCTGAGGATATGGCTGTTGATAAAGCTCATCCATCTACTGAATAGGAGAGtgatagtggctcagtggcagaatgtATGTAGTCTCAAATTTAGCTCCTGGCATCTTTAGTTAACAGATCTCAGCTAGCAGGTGTTATGACGGCTCTTTGGCTTTGCATATGTTGTGGAATAAGATATTAGAATGGGCTATTCCACTTTAGAGTGGCTAGGGGTGGGGCACATTTGTGATACTCTCCTGGTTAAAAACTCCCCAAAATGAAAAATTACTACCTCTGGGAGAAAGGTTCTCACTTAGACCTTTGTATGTTTTGCCACTTTTCCATTTATGGGGAATTAGTAATGCAGGAGAACAGTGAACAATATAATCCCatccctgcagtctgaagtggtaggGTCTATTTTACTACCTCAGCACTCTGGTACTTCATTTTCCCGCAATGTTTAGACGAGGCCTTTCTCTGCTTGAGAAAGCCACAgcctgtcagagtagacagtactgaagtAGTTGGGCCAGATAGTCAGACTCCATACGACTGCTTCATACCCTCATAACAGGGAAAGGAATTACAGACCAGCTAAGGAGTGACTTATTTCAGTGAGTTCTAGGCCAGCATCTCCATGACAGCAGCTACTACTAATGGAATGAGCTTGAGAGAAGAAAAAATATTCCCCTCAGCCTTGTACACTCTATAGTGTGCAGCAGCAACAAGTTATTCATACACCAGAGTCTTCCTTTGTTCTGATtctgtctcttccttcctcaGCTCCCCCACCTTACCTCCCACCACAGCCTTCACAGCCCTACACCTGAAGAACAATTTAACAGAGACTGTACAACAAAAGCCTTTCACCCTGGGCCTGCAAGTTACATCTCCACTACAGAGCTTGTGTGAGTCTCCTGCCACACTGGAGTTTCCATATTGTTCTCTGCCATTTTCCTTACTTGGTTGTTTTTTGCTCTGCATGATaggaagcatttttaaaattgttttcctCTGCCCTGCCCCCCTTTCTGACTGTATTATTGAGGGAAGATTCTTCTCCTCGTCATCTCCCATCTGAGCTCATAAAAGGCCTGGTGCAAGCACAGCAAAACAAGATATGTTACATGCTGACTGATCCCTGGTGATGTGATGGAGCTGCTTTTGAGCATTGGAAGGCAGGCCAAAAGCCTCTGGAAGGCACAGGAgagcaaaatggggggggggggggaagactttGGTCCACTGTATTCCCTGATAAGACCCCAGCATCAGCTGTGTCTTAAGTAAACTctcactgcagtcctaagaacactttcctgggagtaaaccccattgagCAGATCTGACTAGGCTTCTAAGTAggcctgtttaggattacacttttTATCTCTTTGGAAAGGAGAATGTCAGGCACATGGTGCAATTATAGATTATTAAGATTATATAGATAAGGGcctttgttcctttttttttaaagcaggaatgcacaggaacacagttctggctagcgtggcatcagaaggtgtggcctaatatgtaaataattcctgctgggccttttctacaaaaaaaccctgatataGATTATTGCAGTCTTAGAAAGTGCTCAGATTGGAGACAGCTGTGGAGCCTATGTAAGTTGTTCTAAGCTGCCCAAAGAGTAGACCTGGAAAGCAGGCTGTGAGAACTTCCTGCAAGAAATGGGATGAGGGTCTGAGGAGAGCAAGCAGGCTTTTTAACACAGGCGGGAAGAATTGGTTGTAGAATTTGAGGAGCAGGAGCCTGCTCTGTATCCACAAGCCAAAAGTCAAATTTGTCATGGACATTTGCCTGTGGGGAAAAATGAATAAGAagtagagattggatttacaccccacccttggcccttcactcagagtctcagagcaacttacaacgtacttttccttcctctccccacaacagacaccctatgaggtaggtggggctgagtgagcttttttgagaactgctcttgagagaacagctctggcagaactgtggctgacccaaagtcactcagcaggtgcatgtggaggtgtggggaatcaagccccattctcccacattagagtctgtaagcttaaccactacaccaaactgcctttcAATAAGGATGCCATACATAGTTGCTCTAGAGTGGGCATTATTGAATTTCTCTGAACATTTTCCCACAAGATACTGAAAAGTGTTTTTGATCCTCTCTCATGCTGTCTGTGCAATATATGAATATTGTTAACAAGGAGCCTGTCCTAAATCTACTATATGTTGTGCAAACATAAATTCTACTTTTACATGACAGATTAACTGAACAAAAGCCCATgtttaaaaagccctgttgagCCATGATTTTGAACACTGGAATTGTAGCATCTGTTCTATAGAATGCTATGAAACTTGGCTACCTGAAAATAACTCACTGAAGTCTGTAAGAGCTGTGATGTCTTGGTATAAGGGACTCCCAGCATTTCTGCTATACCTCATTAACACATGCTAATTCACTCTTAAGTTTTGGAAATGTTTATTCCATATCATTACATTGAGGCTGAGCAAAGAAACTGGGCAACAATTTGCACTGAGAGAAAAATAAGTCAGGCTGGTTAACTTTTatttcccctcccactgcagagcCTACCATTGTACCTCACATTGTTCCTGATGTCTCTGGGCTCTGATagcgggggggtgggtggggttgcaGTAGAACTAGGAATACCAAAAGTTCCCATTTCTCTTGCTGAGCTCTCTGCTGGCACTAATTTGGATCCAAGTCAATGCATATAGTGGATGTTAACCTCCTTCCCTGCCTATATATACACAGCTTTGTTCCCCACCTTCAATCTCAATTGTCCCAGGTTTCAAGCACTGCTGCCTTTCCCTTCCACATTAATTCCTCTTGAGACAGTCTGAGCTACTGGCTGTGCTGGAATGGGAGTATTTTCATAGGGGAGACATAGATCACTTTTGAACCTCTATTCACAGCATCCTGTTATTATAAGTCCAGCAAAAGACATAGAGGGGGCATGTCCTTTATAATACAACTGAGGATTGCAGCCAATGTCCATTTGCATCCTATGAGAAAGAGATTGAAGGAAGAGGCTTATCTAGTCTCATGTGTGAAAATGCCTCAGATCCCATTATAAGAGCTTCCCTGCATATAAACATGTATTTCATAACATTCAAATGCTTGCCCCATTAGCCCAAGCTTCCATCTCTTGACAAAGAAGAATAGCTCAGAGTTTTATGGTGTATGTCGCCCAAACCCCTTTTTCTTTAGTTTGTCcagtgattaagaacataagtcatgttggatcaggccaatagcccatccagtccaacactctgtgtcacacagtaacaaaaaaaaagtcaggtgccatcaggaggtccattagatTCTTAAAAGGTGGCTTCCATCTCTTTTCTTGGAACTTCCTGGAGCTTTGCCTGTATTCTTGTTATATGATTCTTGTCTGACCGAGGCATGACTCTGCTACTACAGGCTAAGAGATACTTTATACATTCAGAGTAATCTGTGGATTTGCTCACTGTCATGTGTGCAGAGTGTTTATGCAAATACTGTCACCTGCGCAGTTAAGTTGTACTGGTTGTAATATCCTCAGATCTCAGCTTCTCCCTTGGGGCACTTCTTAGGGATGTGATCTTTATTAAATCCATGTGGTTTAAGACTCCATTCTTATGTACTTAAGTTTCTGTTGAAGCAGTGAGAAATTGCATCCCTCTGTTCCTTTGCCTTTAAGATTGTACAGGCTTCTGTAAATCATAAGGGAGGATAAAGGAGAGGCTGTATATTGAGGAAAGGGTTAAAAGTGGGaatggctgcttccacatggaaaTCATTCCCTGCAAGGGCAGCAGGAAGACCCTGAAGTAAAGAAGAGGGCCCAGACATCATAGTGCTCAACAAGCCATGATTCATCTAGCTCCTGTTTTTTTAACCCTTTATTCTGGAGAAAATATAAACCTAATTTTATCTAGGTTAAAGGAAAACTTCAGAATGactttggagtcttgtgagcaaaaattctactatgtgagctactgacattcaaGTTATGAACTACTACGTAGATTATCTTGCTCTgaagctatttttcctgagctaagacaaaattgttTGAGctgaagctaaaaaactgtgagttagctcacaaactcagcttagagggaacattagctgCAGCTGGTATGTCCACAGGGATGCTTCCCCAAAGCTCTTTTTGGATTTATCATACTATGCTATAACAGTAGTGTGGCTAGGGGAAGAAAAGGGAAAGTGGAAGGTTATAGGCTGTGGGGAAGGCCAGTTCATGTGTTACAGTGATGTGTGTGTGCAGAGCAAATGGCTTGAGAACAGAGCATGTTGGCACCGTTCCTGCCCATTCCCATGCTGGCCATAATGGTAGAAGTGGTTTTTTTCATACCCCATCTGGAAGCAATGAGTAACAGGAGGAGAGACctagactgatttctcactcacCCTACatcgctctgacattcctcttttcagcacggcgtccttctgatttcccagtatctgccctggggcttcagcctgcgtcgccgtttttgcacagcaaagagaaaccactaaaaaccagtttttctTTGCCGCACAAAAATGGTGATGCAGGCTGAAgctctggggcagatagtgggaattGGAAGGATGCCGTGCTGAAAAGAGGCATGTCACagcagcgtagggtgagtgtgaaatcagtcctagatttgaatccagtagcaccttagagaccaacaagatttttggggtatgaattttcaggagtcaaagctccctttgtcaggagAAAAGGAACAGAACCATACAAGCCTCACAGAAAGAAAAGACAGCAAAAATACATTTGAACTTCAAAAACAACCCAGTGGACTTAATACATGTGGAATACTAACCACAGTGTAAGGTGAACATGTAAAGTGACTCTAACTGTAATCCTCTCAAATTTTTGAGTGTCCCATCTGTGGAGATTGGGGATGTAAGGCTCATACTGTACCTTTAATGTGCAAATATTGGTAGCCTTTGGATTGGTTCATACAACAAATCTATGTTTAAATTCCCTAAAACAGAGTAAATAGACAGAATGAAGACCCTAGGAGAAAGGCATAGTGCAACAGAGGCAGAAGGCACCATCCAAAGCACAAAGGCAGTCATTGTGCAAAAACTCTGCAACTTTTCTGCATCCAATCCATCTCCTTTATAAGACAATATCCAAGCTGTGTGATAGGTCCCCATGAGCTCAGAGCTTTTAGCAGTTTAGCAAATCAATGGACCCATTGTGAATGGAAGCAATGCACTCTGTGTATTTACCTTTGTTGTGGG is a window from the Heteronotia binoei isolate CCM8104 ecotype False Entrance Well chromosome 2, APGP_CSIRO_Hbin_v1, whole genome shotgun sequence genome containing:
- the SHISA4 gene encoding protein shisa-4; this translates as MGTWALAGMALCSLAAVATLVSADEDCKWFMDRNGSWHPGFSCPFFSFCCGDCYHRFCCYDTSKLITERQQKHCMAFSPKAIAGIASAVILFVAIVATIVCCFLCSCCYLYQRRHHSQTPYQDHEIPLSGYPPQALGPYPVDPKAGSAQFQPYAPVAPYPPEGPAAQYPLYPPGPPYYHPTAPPPYLPPQPSQPYT